A stretch of Candidatus Sphingomonas phytovorans DNA encodes these proteins:
- a CDS encoding MATE family efflux transporter, whose protein sequence is MPVASPSYPIGDETRRILGLAWPVMLTSLNWTILHVTDVVVVGLAGTEEVAALGASRSLTFVAIVAGLAALSGVLVHTSRADGAGDLKRTGAVLREGLALALVLGSVAALVLLFFAAPMLAGMGVADELVPRASRVVQVMAICFPFQLVIVAASFFLEGVSRPRRVATVNLAILPLNAVLAWALSGGHFGLPALGAVGAATATAIASALGAAGMVGAAWTLPRAGLRGLHDLSRATWQSVPAGAVRLAAFGTVPAIASGLELAGFSILIALSTRLGDAAAHAFQIVFSIHNVTFSIALGLGSAAGVRVGNAVGEGMPQRAFPRTMIAVSVAAILTGLLALLLVVGRGGIVALFPATAEVHLLALAMVPLWAPFILFDGAQVVFVYALRSLGDQVVAGGNSIIAFFLVTGGAGWWLVHIGAGLTGLVYASGIGMVAATLLHGSRFALVSWRIRRKSSAPAVSN, encoded by the coding sequence ATGCCCGTTGCCTCCCCCTCCTATCCGATCGGTGACGAGACCAGGCGCATCCTCGGGCTGGCCTGGCCGGTAATGCTGACCAGCCTCAACTGGACGATCCTGCACGTCACCGACGTGGTCGTGGTCGGGCTTGCCGGCACTGAGGAAGTCGCGGCGCTCGGGGCCAGCCGGTCGCTGACCTTCGTCGCGATCGTCGCCGGGCTCGCCGCCCTGTCGGGCGTGCTCGTCCATACCTCGCGTGCCGATGGCGCGGGCGACCTGAAGCGTACCGGTGCCGTGCTGCGGGAGGGGCTTGCCCTTGCGCTTGTCCTCGGCAGCGTGGCCGCGCTGGTGCTGCTGTTCTTCGCCGCGCCGATGCTTGCCGGCATGGGCGTCGCCGACGAGCTTGTCCCGCGCGCGTCGCGCGTCGTGCAGGTGATGGCGATCTGCTTCCCGTTCCAGCTCGTCATCGTCGCGGCGAGCTTCTTTCTTGAAGGGGTCAGCCGCCCGCGCCGGGTGGCGACGGTCAATCTCGCGATCCTGCCGCTCAATGCCGTTCTCGCCTGGGCGCTGTCTGGTGGCCATTTCGGGTTGCCGGCGCTCGGCGCCGTCGGCGCGGCGACCGCGACGGCGATTGCCTCGGCGTTGGGTGCGGCGGGCATGGTCGGCGCGGCATGGACCCTGCCGCGTGCCGGACTGCGCGGGCTGCACGATCTGTCGCGCGCCACCTGGCAAAGCGTTCCCGCAGGCGCGGTGCGGCTCGCTGCGTTCGGCACGGTGCCGGCGATCGCCTCGGGGCTCGAGCTTGCCGGCTTCTCGATCCTGATCGCGCTTTCCACCCGGTTGGGCGACGCGGCGGCGCATGCCTTCCAGATCGTCTTCTCCATCCACAACGTGACCTTCTCCATCGCGCTGGGGCTGGGGTCGGCGGCCGGCGTGCGAGTCGGCAATGCGGTTGGGGAAGGTATGCCGCAACGGGCCTTTCCGCGCACGATGATCGCCGTGTCGGTCGCGGCGATCCTTACCGGGCTGCTCGCGCTGCTGCTGGTGGTCGGGCGCGGCGGCATCGTTGCGCTGTTCCCGGCCACGGCAGAGGTTCACCTGCTCGCGCTGGCGATGGTGCCGCTATGGGCGCCGTTCATCCTGTTCGACGGGGCGCAGGTGGTGTTCGTCTATGCGCTGCGCTCGCTCGGCGACCAGGTGGTGGCCGGGGGCAACAGCATCATCGCCTTCTTCCTGGTGACGGGCGGGGCTGGCTGGTGGCTGGTCCATATCGGGGCTGGGCTGACCGGGCTGGTCTATGCCTCGGGCATCGGCATGGTCGCGGCGACGCTGCTGCACGGCAGCCGCTTCGCGCTGGTCAGTTGGAGGATTCGCCGGAAAAGCTCAGCACCAGCTGTTTCGAATTGA
- the ftsE gene encoding cell division ATP-binding protein FtsE — protein MANIVQFENVGLRYGTGQETLSDVSFTLSTGSFYFLTGASGAGKTSLLKLLYLSQRPTRGMIRLFGEDAVTLPRKRLPGFRRRIGVVFQDFRLVPHLSAYDNIALPLRVSGVSESDVEAPVREMLAWVGLSDRVEAKPPTLSGGEQQRVAIARAVISRPEILVADEPTGNVDPDMAERLLHLFDSLNRLGTTVVVATHDFHLLGRIPNAHMMRLDKGRLLDPTGSLRFPPPQADAE, from the coding sequence ATGGCGAATATCGTCCAGTTCGAGAATGTGGGGCTGCGCTACGGCACGGGTCAGGAGACTCTGTCCGACGTCAGCTTCACGCTGTCGACCGGCTCCTTCTATTTCCTCACCGGTGCCAGCGGTGCGGGCAAGACGTCCCTGTTGAAGCTGCTCTATCTCTCGCAACGCCCCACGCGCGGCATGATCCGCCTGTTCGGCGAGGATGCGGTGACGCTGCCGCGCAAGCGGCTCCCCGGCTTTCGTCGCCGGATCGGGGTGGTGTTCCAGGATTTCCGCCTCGTCCCGCACCTTTCGGCCTATGACAATATCGCGCTGCCCCTGCGCGTCTCCGGCGTGTCGGAAAGCGATGTCGAGGCGCCGGTGCGCGAGATGCTCGCCTGGGTCGGCCTGTCCGACCGAGTCGAGGCCAAGCCGCCGACCCTGTCGGGCGGGGAGCAGCAGCGCGTCGCGATTGCCCGCGCGGTGATCAGCCGGCCCGAGATCCTCGTGGCGGACGAGCCGACCGGCAACGTCGATCCCGACATGGCGGAACGGCTGCTCCATCTGTTCGATTCGCTCAACCGGCTTGGCACCACTGTCGTTGTCGCGACTCATGATTTCCACCTGCTCGGCCGAATCCCGAACGCGCATATGATGCGGCTCGACAAGGGGCGGCTGCTCGATCCCACCGGGTCGTTGCGCTTTCCGCCGCCACAGGCGGACGCCGAATGA
- a CDS encoding DUF3426 domain-containing protein, translated as MILECTQCRTRYLVPDSAIGSEGRTVRCASCKHSWFQPGQVLDLVAQAEAVAPAPRSAPVPAPTTAPPASPPPPVTAPDVEIAPPGTAPDYDAFAHQPPFRPRRNPARRWTMAAFAAGFAMLVGAAAILYSGAPGLAQQFGLPIGAPATPLKIVNNPIDRRDLANGSEMFAISGKVVNPTDQRQQVPDIRVELKDAQNRLVYSWTIRPETMALPPRGSVEFNSAKLDVPVNSKQLVLSFSGESSN; from the coding sequence ATGATCCTCGAATGCACTCAATGCCGGACTCGTTACCTCGTACCCGATTCGGCAATCGGGTCCGAAGGACGGACCGTGCGATGCGCGAGCTGCAAGCATAGCTGGTTCCAGCCGGGCCAGGTGCTCGATCTGGTGGCCCAGGCCGAAGCCGTCGCTCCCGCTCCTCGTTCGGCTCCGGTCCCCGCCCCCACAACAGCGCCGCCAGCGTCGCCACCGCCACCCGTAACGGCGCCCGATGTCGAGATCGCGCCGCCCGGCACCGCGCCCGACTATGACGCCTTCGCGCACCAGCCGCCCTTCCGCCCGCGCCGCAACCCGGCGCGACGCTGGACGATGGCCGCCTTCGCCGCCGGATTCGCCATGCTGGTGGGGGCCGCGGCCATCCTCTATTCGGGCGCACCCGGCCTGGCCCAGCAATTCGGCCTGCCGATCGGCGCGCCTGCGACCCCGCTCAAGATCGTCAACAACCCGATCGATCGCCGCGACCTGGCCAATGGCAGCGAAATGTTCGCGATCAGCGGCAAGGTGGTGAACCCGACCGACCAGCGCCAGCAGGTCCCGGACATCCGGGTCGAGCTGAAGGACGCGCAGAACCGGCTGGTCTATAGCTGGACGATCCGCCCCGAGACGATGGCGCTGCCGCCGCGCGGCTCGGTCGAATTCAACAGTGCGAAACTCGACGTGCCGGTCAATTCGAAACAGCTGGTGCTGAGCTTTTCCGGCGAATCCTCCAACTGA
- a CDS encoding lysophospholipid acyltransferase family protein: protein MTRLRTILFMIVFYGISIPIVLLTPVTALFGRNALIVHTHIWTKFHGWATEAILGIHRRVEGNLFADGPVIYAAKHQAMYETLELGRLLRTPAIVMKQELASIPVWGWAARRYGVIVVDREASAAALRRMVREAQTELALGRSILIFPEGTRVSPGEQPPLRAGFAGLYQMLKIPVIPVAIDSGKVWPKHGPKLPGVVTFRFGEPIPPGLPRAEVERRVHAAINALDN from the coding sequence ATGACCAGGCTCAGGACGATCCTGTTCATGATCGTGTTCTACGGAATCTCGATCCCGATCGTGCTGCTGACGCCGGTCACGGCGTTGTTCGGCAGGAATGCGCTGATCGTTCACACCCATATCTGGACGAAATTCCATGGCTGGGCGACCGAGGCCATTCTCGGCATCCATCGCCGGGTCGAGGGAAATCTGTTCGCCGACGGTCCGGTCATCTACGCGGCCAAGCACCAGGCGATGTACGAGACGCTTGAGCTCGGGCGGCTGCTCCGCACCCCGGCGATCGTGATGAAGCAGGAACTGGCCTCGATTCCGGTATGGGGCTGGGCGGCACGACGCTATGGCGTCATCGTCGTCGACCGCGAGGCTTCGGCCGCCGCGCTCCGGCGCATGGTGCGCGAGGCCCAGACTGAACTTGCGCTGGGCCGGTCGATCCTGATCTTCCCGGAGGGCACGCGGGTGTCCCCGGGTGAGCAGCCCCCGCTCCGCGCGGGTTTCGCCGGCCTGTACCAGATGCTGAAGATCCCGGTGATCCCCGTCGCGATCGACAGCGGCAAGGTCTGGCCGAAGCACGGCCCCAAGCTCCCGGGTGTCGTGACCTTTCGTTTCGGCGAGCCGATCCCGCCGGGCCTGCCCCGCGCCGAGGTCGAGCGCCGGGTGCATGCGGCGATCAACGCGCTGGATAACTGA
- a CDS encoding permease has protein sequence MSVRLIASAADRRLLDESRGTRAMMWIMAIMLFLTVLAAALGLGTLSAATLLDRQLAGRLTVQIVEPADRARADQTAKALALLRGLPEVSRAVEVNRAELVKLLGPWLGPDGADPDLPVPAMIDVDLGIASAAAVARVTQAVQAAVPAARIDRHESWMSPVSNFMNMVTWLAAGLVVLMAAATGAVVILAARAGLETHRDTIEVLHMLGSTDLQVARLFQRRIALDTLFGGALGTVVAAGMVVLVGLQLATLGSDLLGGLQLSTRDWLLLAMLPIGFALLATYAARLAVLGALRRIL, from the coding sequence ATGAGCGTCCGGCTGATCGCGTCGGCGGCCGATCGCCGCCTGCTCGACGAGAGCCGGGGCACGCGCGCGATGATGTGGATCATGGCGATCATGCTGTTCCTGACGGTGCTGGCCGCCGCGCTTGGTCTCGGCACGCTGAGCGCGGCGACCTTGCTCGACCGGCAACTTGCCGGGCGGCTGACGGTCCAGATCGTCGAGCCGGCCGATCGCGCGCGGGCCGACCAGACGGCGAAGGCGCTGGCGCTGCTGCGCGGCCTGCCCGAGGTGTCGCGCGCCGTCGAGGTGAACCGCGCGGAACTCGTCAAGCTGCTCGGCCCCTGGCTCGGCCCTGACGGCGCCGATCCCGATCTGCCAGTACCCGCGATGATCGACGTCGACCTCGGCATCGCCAGCGCGGCCGCCGTCGCGCGGGTGACTCAGGCGGTGCAGGCGGCCGTGCCCGCGGCGCGGATCGACCGGCACGAAAGCTGGATGTCGCCGGTCAGCAACTTCATGAACATGGTCACCTGGCTTGCGGCAGGGCTGGTCGTGCTGATGGCCGCAGCCACTGGCGCCGTCGTCATCCTCGCTGCGCGGGCCGGGCTCGAGACTCACCGCGATACGATCGAGGTGCTGCACATGCTTGGATCGACCGATCTCCAGGTCGCGCGGCTGTTCCAGCGGCGAATCGCGCTCGATACCCTGTTCGGCGGCGCACTCGGCACGGTGGTCGCGGCCGGCATGGTGGTTCTGGTCGGCCTGCAACTCGCGACGCTCGGCTCCGACCTGCTCGGCGGGTTGCAGCTGTCGACGCGCGACTGGCTCCTGCTCGCGATGCTGCCGATCGGCTTCGCCCTGCTCGCGACCTATGCCGCGCGGCTCGCGGTGCTCGGCGCGCTGAGGCGCATCCTGTGA
- a CDS encoding YdcF family protein, translating to MILRILGGAVLLWALGFVLFLLAMPGPLDNAKTDAIVVPTGGAGRIDRGIALLKAHAAKRMLVTGVAPEVRPVELAHEYREAPSLFACCIDLGREAVDTRSNAEETADWVKQHGYKSVRLVTSDWHLARARMELTNALDSDVQVLDDGVPSSPRFSLLVAEYNKLLLRRVVLWMGIGA from the coding sequence GTGATCCTGCGAATCCTCGGCGGTGCCGTGCTGCTCTGGGCGCTTGGTTTCGTGCTGTTCCTGCTCGCCATGCCCGGGCCGCTTGACAATGCGAAGACCGACGCGATCGTGGTGCCGACGGGTGGGGCCGGGCGGATCGACCGGGGCATCGCGCTGCTCAAGGCGCACGCGGCGAAGCGCATGCTGGTGACCGGGGTCGCGCCCGAGGTGCGGCCGGTCGAGCTGGCGCATGAATATCGCGAGGCGCCGTCGCTGTTCGCCTGCTGCATCGATCTCGGCCGGGAGGCGGTCGATACGCGCTCAAATGCCGAGGAGACGGCCGACTGGGTAAAGCAGCACGGCTATAAATCGGTGCGGCTCGTCACCTCGGACTGGCATCTGGCCCGCGCCCGGATGGAACTCACCAACGCGCTCGACAGCGATGTCCAGGTGCTTGACGACGGCGTGCCGAGCAGCCCGCGCTTCAGCCTGCTGGTCGCCGAGTACAACAAGCTGCTGCTCCGCCGCGTCGTGCTCTGGATGGGGATCGGCGCATGA